The sequence below is a genomic window from Terriglobales bacterium.
CTGCTGCTCGGATTGTTCCGAGAAGATAAAGCACTGACCCACCGCTGCCTGCACTCTCAAGCAAACGTGAAATCGATTCGGAACCAGATTGAAGCTCACACCACGTTCCGAGAAAAAACATCGACTTCGGTTGACCTGCCTCTCAGCAATGAATCCAAGCGCGTGCTCGCCTACGCAGCGGAAGAAGCTGATCGACTTTCAGATACGCACATCGGTACGGAGCACCTGCTGCTGGGATTGCTAAGAGAGAGTCGCAGTTTTGCTGCCCAACTTCTGAACTCTCAGGGCGTGTCGCTCGACAAAACCCGGGAAATCATTTCCAAGTGGCAGAGAACAACAGAGGCACCGCTTGAGATTGTGAGAATTCACGGCGAGGAGTGGGACGCAGCATACCTTCGGGAACAGCTGCCAGAATTGCAAAAGTTCGCATGGCGCAAGCGCCAATGGAAGCCATTGGACACGTTGGTGGAAATTAGCAGCGGTCGCATTTTTTTCGACACGACGTTGAAGGATGATCTCGACTTCAAGCTTGTGATTGGTGGATGGCCTCGGGAATTTTGTACCCTGTGTCATTGGGAGCTAAATGCGGATGGTGGCGGCGAGCATACCTCGGGCTACACCAACGGTCGTGAGTGGCTGTGTATCGAATGCTATGAAGGGCTCGTGGAGCCAACGGACAAGCCGCTTGGCTGATGAGACGGCGCAATTACATTCAAAAGTAAGTTTTTACTTACTTTTGTGAATCCCGCACTGGCTAGACGGAATCCAACCGGACGTTAGCCGGTTCTCGTCGCGAGATCGCGTCCACAACAGCGTAATTTAGCGAGAAGAACCCGGCGTGGAGTCACAACATCTATTCCTCGGCAACTGTTTTTTTGGCCGATTTTCAACAGCTTGCGTTGTGTGAGCCTTCCAGCGCGAGTCGATTCCCAAGATTTCCGGAGGACGCATGACACGATGGGGTTCTATTTTGCAAGTGTTTAGATCTACCCATCGCATTTCGACATTCGTGGTCGCTTCTTCGCTGGCGACATTTGCCCAAATCGGGGCTCCATCGGCTCCCGCACCACAATCCTCAGGCGCCCAGTCTTCTGGCGCTTCAGCTTCAGCCATGGCCGCGGAGATCCCGACATCGCGGTCCTCCGCGCAAGATCCGTTCGGCGGCAGCGTGGTTACAGAAAAAGCCACGGATCAGGTGATCCAGCTTTCGTTGAAGGACGCGATCAATCGCGGCCTGAAAGCCAACCTGGGCGCGCTCCTCACCGAGCAAGGCATTACTTCCGCCGGGGCGCAGCGTTGGCGAGCCCTCCAACAGATGCTGCCCGATCTCACCGGACGCGTGGGCGAGAGCGTACAGGAGGTCAACCTTGCGGCAATGGGATTTAAGTTCCCCGGCGTGCCTACCATCATCGGACCATTTTCGAACTTCGACGCGCGCGCTTATCTCACTGCCAGCGCTGGTCTGTCGCAGTATCAGAGCATCCGCGCAGCCGTCGAGAACCTGAAAGCTGCGCAATTTTCGTATCAGAATGCGCTTGAGTTGGTAGTGTTCTCGGTAAGCAACTCCTATCTTCAGGTGCTCACGTCGGCAGCGAACGTGGTAAACGCGCAGGCACAGGTACAGACGGCACAGGCAATCGTGAACCAGGCGGAACAGATGCATCAGGCAGGTGTGACCGCCAAGATCGATGGCCTTCGCGCTGCGGTGGAACTGCAGGCGCGCAAGCAGGATTTGATCGTTCAGCAAAACAATCTCGACAAATCGAAGATCGCGTTGGCACGCGTAATCGGCCTTCCGCTGGATCAGAAATACGAGTTGAGCGACACGCTCCAGTTCATCGCCGCACCCACAATGACGCAGGAAGAAGCAGTTCACCAGGCGTACCAATCTCGGCTCGACTACCGGCAAGCGCAAGCGCAAGTTCGCGCCGCCGAGTCGTCGCAGCGAGCTGCCCATTTTGAGCGCCTCCCGAGTCTGTCGTTCACTGGCAATTTTGGAGACATCGGCATCAGCCCGGGCAGTTCGCACGGCACATTTGTCGCCGCAGGCGGAGTTCAGTTTCCCATTTTCGAAGAAGGACGCATTCGCGGGGACATCGATCAAGCCTCGGCCGAGTTGAAGCAGAGTAAGGATCGACTATCGGATCTTCAGGCACGCATTGACGCCGAGATTCGCACGGCATTTCTCGATATCAACGCCGCCGCGGAGCAGGTGCAGGTCGCGGACGCAACGGTTAAGCTGGCACAGGAAGAACTCTCCGAAGCACGAGAACGATTTACAGCCGGCGTGACCGACAATTTAGAGGTAGTCCAGGCACAGGGATCGTTGGTGAACGCACAAAACCAATATGTAGCCAGTCTTTATATCCATAATCTGGCAAAACTCAGTCTGGCTCGCGCATTAGGCGAGGCGAGACAGAACGCCGCAACTTATTTGGGAGGCAAGTAATGGCCGCGACGCAGGAAAAGCCGAGAGACACAGTAGAAGAGCAGCAAGTCGCAACCGGCGACGGACGGCCGAGGCCGCAACAACGTACCGAGACCGAGCCGCAGCCCGGTCAAACAGGTCCGC
It includes:
- a CDS encoding TolC family protein, whose amino-acid sequence is MAAEIPTSRSSAQDPFGGSVVTEKATDQVIQLSLKDAINRGLKANLGALLTEQGITSAGAQRWRALQQMLPDLTGRVGESVQEVNLAAMGFKFPGVPTIIGPFSNFDARAYLTASAGLSQYQSIRAAVENLKAAQFSYQNALELVVFSVSNSYLQVLTSAANVVNAQAQVQTAQAIVNQAEQMHQAGVTAKIDGLRAAVELQARKQDLIVQQNNLDKSKIALARVIGLPLDQKYELSDTLQFIAAPTMTQEEAVHQAYQSRLDYRQAQAQVRAAESSQRAAHFERLPSLSFTGNFGDIGISPGSSHGTFVAAGGVQFPIFEEGRIRGDIDQASAELKQSKDRLSDLQARIDAEIRTAFLDINAAAEQVQVADATVKLAQEELSEARERFTAGVTDNLEVVQAQGSLVNAQNQYVASLYIHNLAKLSLARALGEARQNAATYLGGK